The proteins below come from a single Vibrio cyclitrophicus genomic window:
- a CDS encoding AraC family transcriptional regulator, which produces MKKHSRNLHPSLSIDKAPSNVFMNFEAFLSNTETRVHSHPWGQVQLISGGILEMEAEGTRFLAPPHLAIWVPAGVMHCSYNRKPLDYCSLNISHELTQHLPEKTSLIKITPIVSSIIDDFRQRDINVAASEQDQRLVRVLLDQLAERQVEHHFLPSTDNKYLAPILAAIEENPTDDISLKDWADKVHATERTLSRHCQSELGMSFTEWRLRVRYLYSMDLLRNGQSVKEVALTLGYNQASPFISMFKKYSGQTPEQYKNRLL; this is translated from the coding sequence TTGAAAAAACACTCAAGAAACCTTCACCCATCCTTATCAATCGATAAGGCACCATCCAACGTATTTATGAATTTCGAAGCTTTCTTATCGAACACTGAAACTCGCGTGCATAGCCACCCTTGGGGACAAGTACAATTGATCAGTGGCGGTATTCTAGAAATGGAAGCTGAAGGTACACGCTTTCTAGCCCCGCCACACCTAGCTATTTGGGTACCTGCCGGAGTCATGCACTGCAGTTATAATCGCAAACCCTTAGATTATTGCTCTTTGAATATTTCCCATGAGCTAACGCAACATCTGCCTGAGAAAACCAGTTTAATAAAGATCACACCAATCGTATCCTCGATTATCGATGATTTTCGTCAGCGTGATATTAACGTTGCTGCGAGCGAACAAGATCAAAGATTAGTGCGAGTATTGTTGGATCAATTGGCAGAGCGTCAAGTTGAGCATCACTTTTTGCCTTCAACTGATAATAAATATCTTGCGCCCATTCTTGCTGCGATTGAAGAGAACCCAACTGATGATATCTCACTGAAAGATTGGGCCGATAAAGTGCACGCGACAGAGCGAACCTTATCGCGCCACTGTCAAAGTGAACTGGGGATGAGCTTTACTGAATGGCGACTTCGAGTACGCTACTTGTACTCTATGGATCTGTTAAGAAATGGGCAATCCGTTAAAGAAGTCGCACTGACTTTAGGCTATAACCAAGCTAGCCCGTTCATTAGTATGTTCAAGAAATATTCCGGCCAAACGCCAGAACAATATAAGAACCGTTTGTTGTAA
- a CDS encoding DMT family transporter — MHYLLPFFTVCIWGANAIVNKLAASTIEPSAMSFYRWFIAMLILTPFCIRSVIKQWPIIKPNLSKLAFLGFLGMVLNQSLGYYAGLTTTASNMALITSLVPLISVFLSVPLLSKSISGLSIVGGVLSLSGLALMLGKGDPLFFIHQELTQGDGYMLIAAFVYASYCVLLKRWKMPLSSWVVIYIQGLFAVSMLTPLWLTSEQLLPSQQAIPLIAYAALAASILAPWMWVKAIDTIGADSSAMFMNLMPVIAIALASTWLGEEINQFHIIGGVMVISGVILAQIKRKPRLELPLPQQS; from the coding sequence ATGCATTATCTTTTACCATTTTTTACAGTCTGCATCTGGGGTGCAAATGCTATCGTCAATAAGCTCGCTGCAAGTACCATAGAGCCGAGCGCGATGAGTTTTTACCGTTGGTTCATTGCAATGTTGATTCTGACACCTTTCTGTATTCGGTCGGTTATCAAGCAATGGCCAATCATTAAACCTAATTTGTCTAAACTGGCGTTCCTTGGCTTTTTGGGCATGGTGTTAAACCAATCTTTGGGTTACTACGCCGGCTTAACGACAACCGCCTCTAATATGGCGTTGATCACTTCATTAGTACCATTGATCAGCGTGTTCCTTAGCGTACCCTTGTTAAGCAAGTCTATTTCTGGCCTAAGCATTGTTGGCGGCGTATTGTCGCTGTCTGGGTTAGCTCTGATGTTAGGGAAAGGCGATCCTTTATTCTTCATACATCAAGAACTGACTCAGGGTGATGGCTATATGTTAATAGCCGCATTCGTTTATGCTTCCTATTGTGTACTGCTTAAACGCTGGAAAATGCCGTTAAGTAGCTGGGTAGTGATTTATATCCAAGGATTGTTTGCGGTTTCTATGTTGACGCCACTTTGGTTAACCAGCGAACAACTGTTGCCATCCCAACAAGCTATTCCTTTGATTGCTTACGCTGCCCTTGCTGCTTCTATTTTGGCCCCTTGGATGTGGGTGAAGGCGATTGACACCATTGGCGCAGATTCAAGTGCCATGTTCATGAATTTAATGCCCGTTATCGCGATTGCACTTGCGTCTACTTGGTTAGGTGAAGAAATTAACCAATTCCATATCATTGGAGGCGTGATGGTAATCTCTGGTGTCATTCTTGCTCAAATCAAGAGGAAACCAAGGCTTGAGCTTCCGCTTCCTCAACAAAGCTAA
- a CDS encoding LysR family transcriptional regulator, producing the protein MEIKVLKSFVAVATHRSFSKAAKELNTVQPAISRHITSLEHELGVSLFFRTSREVVISAAGKHLLTDAIKLIEHTQQAKQSAIRASSGHIGTLTIGYLGGATLSFLPRLVRQYITENPTIDVDLVEMTASEQIEALEKREIDISFSRPLPNLIDDDYVSVPIYADKLVAVVPITHELAQCSIIQIKQLQFDPFILFEREQAVGLFDSIITQCDLSGFSPNIKKQPNHMQTVLTQVSSGLGVSVAPYAIRDLRCEGCVFINLESVDVEMPLVMTHHLHAQSPTASAFAAIVQSEIKAIQQSMS; encoded by the coding sequence ATGGAGATCAAAGTATTAAAAAGTTTTGTAGCTGTAGCCACACACAGAAGCTTTTCAAAAGCAGCAAAGGAATTGAACACAGTTCAGCCTGCTATTAGTCGCCACATTACAAGCCTTGAGCATGAACTAGGGGTTAGCCTATTTTTTCGCACATCTCGCGAAGTCGTTATTAGTGCTGCTGGAAAGCATTTACTCACAGACGCCATAAAACTCATAGAACATACTCAACAAGCGAAACAATCCGCAATTCGAGCCTCTTCTGGTCATATTGGTACTTTGACAATTGGTTACCTTGGGGGCGCAACGTTGAGTTTCTTGCCTCGTTTAGTTCGGCAGTATATTACTGAAAATCCAACTATTGATGTCGATCTTGTTGAGATGACAGCTTCTGAACAAATCGAAGCTCTTGAAAAGCGGGAGATTGATATCAGTTTCTCTCGCCCACTTCCAAATCTGATTGATGATGACTACGTTTCCGTTCCGATTTATGCAGATAAGCTCGTTGCGGTTGTGCCAATCACACACGAACTCGCCCAATGTTCGATCATTCAAATAAAGCAACTGCAGTTCGATCCCTTCATTTTATTTGAACGTGAGCAAGCCGTGGGGTTATTTGATTCCATCATTACTCAATGTGATTTATCCGGTTTTTCTCCAAATATAAAAAAGCAACCCAACCACATGCAAACGGTGTTAACCCAGGTATCTTCTGGCTTAGGTGTCTCGGTAGCTCCTTATGCTATTCGTGACTTACGTTGTGAGGGTTGTGTCTTTATTAACCTTGAATCTGTGGATGTAGAGATGCCATTGGTGATGACACACCATTTACATGCTCAATCTCCCACTGCTAGTGCATTTGCAGCGATAGTACAGAGTGAAATTAAAGCAATTCAACAGAGTATGAGTTAG
- the malG gene encoding maltose ABC transporter permease MalG, whose translation MAMVQGKGLKYRVWATHAVLWCFLAMIIFPLLMIIAISFREGNFATGSLIPDNPSLEHWKLALGMSVTNADGSVTPPPFPVLTWLWNSIKVAGVTSILIVALSTTSAYAFARMRFKGKETILKAMMIFQMFPAVLALVAIYALFDKLGQYIPFLGLNTHGGLIFSYLGGIALHVWTIKGCFETIDNSLEEAAALDGATPWQAFRLVLLPLSVPILAVVFILSFIATVGEVPVASILLTDVNSYTLAVGMQQYLYPQNYLWGDFAAAAVLSALPITIVFLLAQRWLVGGLTAGGVKG comes from the coding sequence ATGGCTATGGTACAAGGTAAAGGCCTTAAATACCGAGTGTGGGCAACGCATGCAGTGTTGTGGTGCTTCTTGGCAATGATTATCTTCCCACTACTGATGATCATCGCTATCTCGTTCCGTGAAGGTAACTTCGCAACCGGTAGTTTGATTCCCGATAACCCATCACTGGAGCACTGGAAACTGGCTCTTGGTATGTCGGTAACGAATGCTGACGGCTCGGTGACACCACCTCCATTCCCAGTACTAACGTGGTTATGGAACTCAATTAAAGTCGCGGGTGTTACATCGATTTTAATCGTGGCACTGTCAACGACATCGGCTTACGCATTTGCTCGTATGCGCTTTAAAGGTAAAGAAACTATCCTGAAAGCGATGATGATTTTCCAAATGTTCCCAGCAGTACTTGCTCTAGTAGCAATCTACGCGCTGTTTGACAAACTTGGTCAATACATTCCGTTCTTAGGCTTGAACACACACGGTGGTCTAATCTTCTCTTACTTAGGTGGTATTGCACTTCACGTATGGACGATTAAGGGGTGCTTTGAAACGATTGATAACTCTCTGGAAGAGGCAGCAGCCCTTGATGGTGCAACGCCTTGGCAAGCATTCAGACTGGTTCTACTGCCGCTGTCTGTGCCAATCCTAGCGGTTGTGTTTATTCTATCTTTCATCGCGACAGTTGGTGAGGTGCCAGTAGCATCTATCTTACTTACAGATGTGAACTCTTACACACTAGCAGTAGGTATGCAGCAGTACCTATACCCTCAGAACTACCTATGGGGTGACTTTGCGGCAGCGGCTGTACTATCAGCACTTCCGATTACTATCGTGTTCTTACTTGCTCAACGTTGGTTAGTTGGCGGTTTGACGGCAGGTGGTGTAAAAGGATAA
- a CDS encoding acyl-CoA thioesterase — translation MSSNNSRQDGKRDVTLRFLAEPGDVNFGGKVHGGAVMKWVDLAAYACSAGWSGKYCITAYAGGIRFVAPIHVGNLVEVSAKVIYTGSSSMHIAIDVQASDPKELNNRLTTHCIVIMVAVDENGTPTKVPEWIPDTEEDIELRDSAIRLMNMRKQIGEEMEAHVKYLK, via the coding sequence ATGAGCAGTAACAACAGCCGACAAGATGGCAAACGAGACGTTACTCTGCGTTTTTTAGCTGAGCCCGGAGATGTGAACTTTGGTGGTAAAGTTCATGGTGGAGCAGTAATGAAGTGGGTCGATTTAGCAGCCTATGCTTGTTCTGCAGGTTGGAGTGGCAAATACTGCATCACCGCCTATGCAGGTGGTATTCGATTCGTAGCACCCATCCATGTTGGTAACCTTGTCGAGGTAAGTGCGAAGGTCATCTATACCGGCTCATCGTCAATGCACATTGCAATAGACGTCCAAGCTAGCGACCCCAAAGAACTCAACAATCGTCTGACGACTCACTGCATCGTGATTATGGTAGCTGTCGATGAAAATGGTACCCCAACCAAAGTGCCAGAATGGATCCCTGATACCGAAGAAGACATTGAGTTGAGAGACTCGGCTATTCGTCTTATGAACATGCGAAAGCAAATCGGTGAAGAGATGGAAGCACACGTGAAATACCTCAAGTAA